The proteins below come from a single Mytilus edulis chromosome 5, xbMytEdul2.2, whole genome shotgun sequence genomic window:
- the LOC139523877 gene encoding uncharacterized protein, with product MKGVIFCDKLYKFGRFSQPFRSLSNITMKKNSTGYLRIPKEFMERTDWQLLSADNKKVEATMRHPGLEFRDYDKTGKPKLWEMMSLCSSSRVYMHHVAIDDIGSTFRDFKDLTKDHMTFLVTSQLTFSKALYNMSVLNNPLLIKVQGGYIGNTSLNALTTVSLDENSTELMSNINQVVYIDPETRKPTPLPSWWKEKYAESAKEKSSLIIEKFKRPLKTGHQKFQVTWTYTDGYEHANWTSYARYAIDSAHLCSKEGILKQFEENIENGVSKIELHYYGESLQGEYLDIYTWEDSEDSKKLYFDISKDEKSIFQCIMYFF from the exons ATGAAAGGGGTCATTTTCTGTGACAAACTATACAAGTTTGGAAGGTTCTCTCAACCCTTTCGAAGTTTGTCAAACATTACAATGAAGAAGAATTCTACAGGTTATCT AAGAATACCAAAAGAGTTCATGGAACGTACAGATTGGCAGCTTTTATCAGCTGATAACAAGAAAGTTGAAGCCACCATGAGACACCCTGGTCTAGAATTTAGAGATTATGACAAAACAG GTAAACCAAAGTTATGGGAAATGATGAGTTTATGTTCTTCATCTCGTGTGTACATGCATCATGTTGCAATAGATGATATTGGAAGCACTTTTCGAGACTTTAAAGACTTAACAAAAGACCACATGACTTTCCTTGTAACTAGTCAACTGACTTTTTCAAAAGCCTTATACAATATGTCCGTTCTGAATAATCCTTTGCTTATAAAAGTACAAGGCGGTTATATTGGAAACACTTCATTAAATGCACTTACAACTGTAAGCTTGGATGAAAACAGCACAGAATTGATGTCAAACATAAATCAAGTTGTGTATATTGACCCAGAAACAAGGAAACCAACTCCATTACCAAGTTGGTGGAAGGAAAAATATGCTGAATCTGCCAAAGAAAAATCATCATTGATaatagaaaaatttaaaagaccATTAAAAACAGGTCACCAAAAATTTCAGGTCACTTGGACATATACAGATGGCTATGAGCATGCAAATTGGACAAGTTATGCACGATACGCAATTGACAGTGCACATCTTTGTAGCAAAGAAGGAATATTAAAACAATTTGAGGAAAATATTGAAAACGGTGTTTCAAAGATTGAGTTGCACTACTATGGAGAATCACTGCAGGGTGAATATTTAGACATTTATACTTGGGAAGATTCAGAGGACtcaaaaaaactttattttgatataagcaAAGATGAAAAATCTATATTTCAGTGTATCATGTATTTCTTTTGA